From Lysobacter lycopersici:
TGTTCAACCCATCGCCGACCGCGACGAGACGCTGGTCGCGAAGGAAGTCGCCGCGTTGCCTGCGCAACGCCCCGGCGTCATCGACCTGTACGCCATCGGCGTGGCCGGCGACGGCACCGAGAACGTGTTCCGCAACGAGACCGAGTATTTCGAGACGTTGATGCGAACGCGCTTCCACGCGCGCGGCGTGGTCACGCTGGTCAGCAACCCGGACAGCGTCGGCAAGAAGCCCCGGCCGCTCGCGAGCTACGACGACCTCTACGACGCGGTGACCGGCGTCGCGCGCAAGATGGACAAGCGCGAAGACATCCTGCTGCTCTACCTCACGATGCACGGCTCCCATGACCACGAGCTGGCGCTGAATTTCCCGCCCTACGTCGATGACACACTGGTACCGGACGACCTGCGCTTCGTGCTGCGCAAGGCCGGCATCCGCAACCGCGTGATCGCGATTTCCGCCTGCTATTCCGGCGGTTTCATCCCGCGCCTGCAAAACGACGACACGCTGATCATGACCGCCGCGCG
This genomic window contains:
- a CDS encoding C13 family peptidase → MFWRNAILAALLLASLVTSAVSRKIDPAAAFNSRMAVQPIADRDETLVAKEVAALPAQRPGVIDLYAIGVAGDGTENVFRNETEYFETLMRTRFHARGVVTLVSNPDSVGKKPRPLASYDDLYDAVTGVARKMDKREDILLLYLTMHGSHDHELALNFPPYVDDTLVPDDLRFVLRKAGIRNRVIAISACYSGGFIPRLQNDDTLIMTAARSDRPSFGCGADSTATFFGRAWLVEGLNRTIDFAEAFRHAQGRIQAWEELEGDDPSHPQVSEGAAIRKRLAAWRAQTTPGPTVAYPWPLDDLDHPKPDAGGDDAPSP